Proteins encoded together in one Planctomyces sp. SH-PL14 window:
- a CDS encoding DUF6940 family protein: MWTSRSEELPSHRGLRLALDLESRPATVMEVLRGWREEAGFRTWFNGLLAAVPFAEFRWETPAVTTDTVSRPFECVVLDAPGLARTPDPQAFSEHFAGAEEDVVAIPNLSGDAILVVPCPVADQSAYGHLAAFVRQAPTDQRDALWRLVGETTARRIGTRPVWLSTAGAGVSWLHVRLDERPKYYGFAPYR; the protein is encoded by the coding sequence ATGTGGACAAGTCGCAGCGAAGAACTCCCCAGTCACCGCGGCCTGCGGTTGGCGCTCGATCTCGAATCGCGTCCGGCAACCGTCATGGAGGTGCTACGGGGCTGGCGCGAGGAGGCCGGGTTTCGGACTTGGTTCAACGGGCTGCTGGCCGCGGTTCCCTTCGCCGAGTTCCGGTGGGAGACGCCAGCCGTTACGACCGACACCGTGTCGCGTCCATTTGAGTGCGTGGTCCTCGATGCTCCGGGGCTGGCTCGGACTCCCGATCCACAGGCGTTTTCCGAGCACTTTGCTGGAGCGGAGGAGGACGTCGTGGCGATCCCGAATCTCAGCGGGGATGCGATCCTCGTCGTTCCATGCCCGGTCGCCGACCAATCCGCGTACGGACACCTGGCGGCGTTCGTTCGACAGGCTCCCACGGATCAGCGGGACGCGTTGTGGCGGCTCGTCGGGGAGACCACGGCGCGGCGGATCGGGACCAGGCCCGTCTGGCTCAGTACCGCCGGAGCCGGGGTCTCCTGGCTCCATGTCCGGCTGGATGAACGACCGAAGTATTATGGTTTCGCTCCCTACCGATGA
- a CDS encoding ankyrin repeat domain-containing protein → MKILVSGQASAHDDETGEIITDAARLRSLGGLRYDGDLCANYLDHEQLNDISIVGGAIEVVWAPDQSGLRVVSEYWSPVELSPDQLQALTDQTLGQWSDGIGEGCFDEWSQESGIGLDLAPFARDDYQDPVAEQVDDDREVPRFAHLAKAVWKGRLDVVQQAVEEKADLNAVYDGHTALLLAIMKKDVAIALLLIEGGADVDRGSVIGTTPLMACTSLPPADAMRVAKALVARGCDLEAVDYEGQTAATIAVNTNQPEVAEFLRTQRTS, encoded by the coding sequence ATGAAGATCCTTGTCTCGGGCCAGGCGTCGGCTCACGATGACGAGACCGGCGAGATCATCACCGACGCGGCGCGGCTCCGGTCACTCGGCGGCCTGCGGTACGACGGCGACCTGTGCGCGAACTATCTCGATCATGAGCAGCTGAACGACATCAGTATTGTCGGCGGCGCGATTGAAGTTGTGTGGGCTCCGGACCAAAGCGGTCTGCGGGTCGTCAGCGAGTACTGGTCGCCGGTGGAGCTCAGCCCAGACCAGCTCCAGGCGCTCACCGATCAGACTCTCGGACAATGGAGCGACGGCATCGGCGAAGGGTGTTTTGACGAATGGTCGCAGGAGAGCGGCATCGGTCTGGATCTCGCCCCGTTCGCCCGGGACGACTACCAGGATCCGGTCGCCGAGCAGGTGGACGACGACCGCGAAGTCCCTCGCTTTGCCCATCTGGCCAAGGCGGTGTGGAAAGGAAGGCTCGATGTCGTGCAGCAGGCCGTGGAAGAGAAAGCGGACCTGAACGCGGTCTACGACGGCCACACCGCGCTGCTCCTGGCGATTATGAAGAAGGACGTGGCGATCGCGCTCCTCTTGATCGAAGGGGGAGCGGACGTCGATCGCGGCTCCGTCATCGGGACCACCCCGCTGATGGCCTGCACCTCCCTCCCGCCGGCCGACGCAATGCGGGTGGCGAAGGCCCTCGTGGCCCGGGGATGCGATCTCGAGGCGGTCGACTACGAGGGCCAGACTGCCGCCACGATCGCGGTGAACACCAACCAGCCGGAAGTGGCGGAATTCCTGAGAACGCAGAGAACTTCGTAG
- a CDS encoding alpha/beta hydrolase — protein sequence MRFPLRSLLLCLALCPLMPGRGVLAQDAARKPFVPQPIIAGGQVLPLYPADSPKLKREKLHEAEQYNTKGKSDKTLNVIGVHNPSIEVHLAGDDPANTGAAVIIAPGGGHQILWVGPEGGDFVPFFKKYGVSTIILRNRLRIDGYEPTTDAVNDAFQAIRLVRSHAAEWKLDPARIGIMGFSAGAELSAPTALFFDDFEKENSGSADPLAKVSPRPDFVGVIYPGPTPFTKAPETKIPKNCPPSFIASAGPGDRVHALWAADYFTAMLKAGVPNLEMHIYGNGGHGGGLTARGGIPFATWTDRYIDWFKDLGFLDKPGTPTKAAKDVEAFGKKGK from the coding sequence ATGAGATTCCCCCTCCGTTCCCTCCTTCTTTGTCTGGCTCTCTGTCCGTTGATGCCGGGCCGGGGCGTCCTCGCTCAGGACGCGGCCCGGAAGCCGTTCGTCCCGCAGCCGATCATCGCCGGCGGGCAGGTTCTCCCGCTCTATCCGGCGGACTCGCCGAAGCTCAAGCGGGAGAAGCTGCACGAGGCGGAGCAGTACAACACGAAGGGAAAGTCGGACAAGACGCTCAACGTCATCGGCGTCCACAACCCCTCGATCGAGGTCCACCTGGCCGGTGATGACCCGGCGAACACCGGCGCGGCGGTCATCATTGCTCCCGGGGGCGGGCATCAGATCCTGTGGGTCGGACCTGAAGGGGGGGACTTCGTCCCGTTCTTCAAGAAGTACGGCGTCTCGACGATCATCCTCCGCAACCGCCTGCGGATCGACGGCTACGAACCGACCACGGACGCCGTGAACGACGCCTTCCAGGCGATCCGTCTCGTCCGCTCGCACGCCGCCGAGTGGAAGCTCGACCCCGCCCGGATCGGGATCATGGGCTTTTCCGCGGGCGCGGAACTCTCCGCGCCGACGGCCCTCTTCTTTGACGACTTTGAAAAAGAGAACTCCGGCTCCGCCGATCCCCTGGCCAAGGTCTCCCCGCGACCGGACTTTGTCGGGGTGATCTACCCCGGCCCGACGCCGTTTACGAAGGCCCCGGAGACGAAGATCCCCAAGAACTGCCCGCCGAGCTTCATCGCCTCGGCCGGCCCCGGTGACCGGGTCCATGCCCTGTGGGCCGCCGACTACTTCACGGCGATGCTGAAGGCGGGGGTTCCGAATCTCGAGATGCACATCTATGGCAACGGCGGGCACGGGGGAGGGCTCACGGCCCGGGGCGGTATTCCGTTTGCCACCTGGACGGACCGCTACATCGACTGGTTCAAGGATCTGGGATTCCTCGACAAGCCGGGAACGCCGACAAAGGCGGCCAAGGATGTTGAGGCGTTCGGGAAGAAGGGGAAGTAG